The following proteins are encoded in a genomic region of Salvia miltiorrhiza cultivar Shanhuang (shh) unplaced genomic scaffold, IMPLAD_Smil_shh fragScaff_scaffold_19_1, whole genome shotgun sequence:
- the LOC131002775 gene encoding 5-formyltetrahydrofolate cyclo-ligase, mitochondrial-like isoform X1, producing MTIIGRRLQRFAERMILQLALPTAATPALPTTLSGLNLRSSATMSAGGIAAAPLDAVFKEKKALRSRVRKELKSMDPALRSQEDDAIQRVVLEAPWFKSCTRLCAYISCAALREVDTSKVLSEILKNTAQDDHSQVRKKLYVPRVEDKNSFMRMLNITRMDDLIANSMDILEPQPCDAEGNEREDVMLADEPVDLFLLPGLAFDRSGRRIGRGGGYYDTFLTKYQELAKDRKWKKPLFVALSYSLQVLKDGVIPITPNDVPIDALVSASGVIPISRAASEMRM from the exons ATGACGATAATAGGTCGCCGCCTACAAAGATTTGCAGAGCGGATGATACTGCAGCTCGCTTTACCAACCGCCGCAACGCCTGCTTTACCCACCACCTTATCCGGTCTGAATTTACGCTCCTCCGCTACCATGAGCGCCGGGGGTATCGCCGCCGCACCTCTAGACGCCGTTTTCAAGGAGAAAAAGGCGCTTCGCTCCAGAGTGAGAAAGGAACTCAAGTCAATGGACCCCGCGCTCAGATCTCAAGAAG ATGATGCAATCCAGCGTGTGGTTTTGGAGGCTCCTTGGTTCAAGTCTTGTACAAGACTCTGTGCCTATATCAGCTGTGCTGCTTTAAGAGAAGTTGATACTTCCAAAGTGTTGTCTGAAATCTTGAAGAACACAGCCCAAG ATGATCATTCGCAGGTGAGAAAGAAGCTCTATGTTCCGAGGGTGGAAGACAAGAATAGTTTCATGAGGATGTTGAACATCACTAGGATGGATGATTTGATTGCAAACTCTATGGATATTTTGGAACCACAACCTTGCGATGCTGAAGGGAATGAACGTGAAGACG TCATGCTTGCAGATGAACCTGTAGACTTGTTTCTTTTACCTG GGCTTGCTTTTGATAGATCTGGTAGGCGCATTGGCCGTGGTGGAGG TTATTACGACACCTTCCTTACGAAATATCAAGAGCTTGCAAAGGACCGAAAGTGGAAGAAACCTCTATTTG TTGCTCTTTCTTATTCACTGCAAGTATTGAAAGATGGTGTTATACCCATTACCCCCAACGATGTCCCCATCGATGCTCTTGTCTCAGCCTCCGGGGTGATCCCCATTAGTCGAGCAGCCAGTGAGATGCGTATGTGA
- the LOC131002775 gene encoding 5-formyltetrahydrofolate cyclo-ligase, mitochondrial-like isoform X2, whose translation MILQLALPTAATPALPTTLSGLNLRSSATMSAGGIAAAPLDAVFKEKKALRSRVRKELKSMDPALRSQEDDAIQRVVLEAPWFKSCTRLCAYISCAALREVDTSKVLSEILKNTAQDDHSQVRKKLYVPRVEDKNSFMRMLNITRMDDLIANSMDILEPQPCDAEGNEREDVMLADEPVDLFLLPGLAFDRSGRRIGRGGGYYDTFLTKYQELAKDRKWKKPLFVALSYSLQVLKDGVIPITPNDVPIDALVSASGVIPISRAASEMRM comes from the exons ATGATACTGCAGCTCGCTTTACCAACCGCCGCAACGCCTGCTTTACCCACCACCTTATCCGGTCTGAATTTACGCTCCTCCGCTACCATGAGCGCCGGGGGTATCGCCGCCGCACCTCTAGACGCCGTTTTCAAGGAGAAAAAGGCGCTTCGCTCCAGAGTGAGAAAGGAACTCAAGTCAATGGACCCCGCGCTCAGATCTCAAGAAG ATGATGCAATCCAGCGTGTGGTTTTGGAGGCTCCTTGGTTCAAGTCTTGTACAAGACTCTGTGCCTATATCAGCTGTGCTGCTTTAAGAGAAGTTGATACTTCCAAAGTGTTGTCTGAAATCTTGAAGAACACAGCCCAAG ATGATCATTCGCAGGTGAGAAAGAAGCTCTATGTTCCGAGGGTGGAAGACAAGAATAGTTTCATGAGGATGTTGAACATCACTAGGATGGATGATTTGATTGCAAACTCTATGGATATTTTGGAACCACAACCTTGCGATGCTGAAGGGAATGAACGTGAAGACG TCATGCTTGCAGATGAACCTGTAGACTTGTTTCTTTTACCTG GGCTTGCTTTTGATAGATCTGGTAGGCGCATTGGCCGTGGTGGAGG TTATTACGACACCTTCCTTACGAAATATCAAGAGCTTGCAAAGGACCGAAAGTGGAAGAAACCTCTATTTG TTGCTCTTTCTTATTCACTGCAAGTATTGAAAGATGGTGTTATACCCATTACCCCCAACGATGTCCCCATCGATGCTCTTGTCTCAGCCTCCGGGGTGATCCCCATTAGTCGAGCAGCCAGTGAGATGCGTATGTGA